In the genome of Apodemus sylvaticus chromosome 2, mApoSyl1.1, whole genome shotgun sequence, one region contains:
- the LOC127678084 gene encoding LOW QUALITY PROTEIN: histone H2A.Z-like (The sequence of the model RefSeq protein was modified relative to this genomic sequence to represent the inferred CDS: substituted 2 bases at 2 genomic stop codons) produces the protein MAAQFTGHKDSGRAKTKEVSCSXXAGLQFPVGLIHQHPKSRTISQGCVGRTAAVYSAAILEYLTPEVLELAGNASKDLKLKRITPCHLQRAIRGDEELDSLSKSRIAAGGVIPHIHKPLIGKKGQQKTV, from the exons ATGGCAG CACAGTTCACAGGACATAAAGACTCTGGAAGGGCCAAGACAAAGGAGGTTTCCTGCTCGTAGTGAGCGGGCTTGCAGTTCCCTGTGGGCCTTATTCATCAGCACCCGAAATCTAGGACAATCAGCCAAGGATGTGTGGGCAGGACCGCTGCTGTGTACAGCGCAGCCATCCTGGAGTACCTCACCCCAGAGGTACTTGAGTTGGCAGGAAATGCATCAAAAGACTTAAAGCTAAAGCGGATTACCCCTTGCCACTTGCAACGTGCTATACGTGGAGATGAAGAATTAGATTCTCTGAGCAAGTCTAGAATTGCTGCTGGTGGTGTCATCCCACACATCCACAAACCGCTGATTGGGAAGAAAGGACAGCAGAAGACTGTCTAA